The DNA sequence TTCGAGTGTAGAACGGCTATTAAGAATCGTTGTGTACATATCTATTTCGGCTGAAGCAGAATTTCCTTTCAATCCTAAGGGCAAGTTTCCCAAATTCTTCATCAAAGAAGAAAGCCCGCTGATCTGTTGATTATCGCTGGGAATAATTACTGATTTCGCTTCGAATTCTTCTTGAATAAAAAAATAAATAAAAAGATACGATACAACAAAAACGCTTGCAGTAATAAGTAAAAGAAACTTTTTCCACTTCACCATAAGTACAAGGAAGTCAAAAAAATCTGTGTTCTTTGTTTCGAATATTTTGTCTTCAGTAAGCATTTAACTATTCGCGGACATTATGAAGCAATATTTTGCGGACGGCAGTAACAACATCGTTAACATCGTCATGAGTTAATTTTGGAGAAAGTGGAATTGATATTGTCCTATCTGCTACAAACTCAGTGTTTGGAAAATCTCCTCGCTGATAACCAAATCGTTCACGATAATACGGATGCAAATGCAACGCGGTGTAATGAACTCCACAACCGATATTTTCCTTCTGCATTAAATTCATAAAATCATCTCGAGTGATACGCAATTTATCTGTATCGAGTAAAAGGGTGTAAAGATGGAATGCATGCCGTGTATTGGGTTCAACTGGGGATGGGAGAAAAACAGGTAAATCGTGGAACGATTGATTATATATTTCCCATATCTCTTTGCGTCGTTTAGAGTAATCCTCAATTCGCTTCAATTGGTGAATACCAAGTGATGCTTGTATATCCATCATATTATATTTGAAACCAGGATAAATAACTTCATAGTGTTTATATCCTGAGTCAGAAAATCGTTTCCAAGCATCCTTTGTCATTCCGTGAAGTGCAAAAATTTTAAGTCTGTCTGCAAGATCCTTATCCTCAGTGGTAATCATTCCGCCTTCTCCTGTAACGATATTCTTTGTAGCGTAAAAACTATATGCTGTCATCGCACCGACATTACAAATTTTTTTACCACCATATTCTGTTTCGATTGAATGTGCTGCATCGTTTATGATAAGCGCCTTAGAATTTCTGGCTATCTCTTCAATTTCGTTCATCTCACATGCTCTTCCTGCAAAATGGACTGGAATAATGGCCTTAGTTTTCTCTGTGATTTTTTTTCTAATTTCTATCGGATCTATACACATTGATTTCCGATTAATATCCGCAAATACAGGGGTTGCCGTTGTGTGAATCACAGAGTTTGCAGTTGCACAAAACGTCATAGGCGTGGTAATGACTTCATCTCCTTCAGTAACATCAGAAACTACCATTGCAAGGTGGAGTGCAGCAGTACAAGATGATACAGCGATTGCGTATTTTGCAGCGACATATTCCGCAAACATTTCTTCGAACTTACTCACTTTTGGCCCAGTTCCAATCCAGCCAGAACGAAGTGAAGATACAACTTCTTGTATTTCATCTTCTTCTATCCGTGGGCTTCCAAAAACTAAAAAAGAATTTCTCACTATTGGTTAAATGACATTATTTAATGTTTGAAATTACGACAGCAATGCCAATTACCACACTCAACACACTCGCAACTTGGCTTGCGATTGTAGCATAATACGCAAACGAACGTTCCGGAACCTTTGGAATCCAAATATAGTCACCTTCTTCTATAACGGTTTCATCGGGTTCAAGCCACTGCTTTGATTTGGCTTTTATAATTCTGATATCTCCCTCACGTGCGTTTTCAGTAAATCCACCTGCTTTCTCTATATAATATTCAACACTTTTTCCTGTAAGAAATTCTACATTCCCCGGAGATTCAACCTGTCCAAAGACATAAATAAAATAATTAATACTCGGAATGTTAATCACATCCTCCGACTTCAATAAAACATCCTTCGATTTATCTTTTCGAAGAAATAGTTCTTCAAAATTTACGGTCACTGCTTCCTTCTTTATTCGCAAATTTGTTTCCACGACATAATATGAACTATCTTCCACGGAAACATTTCCACGCTGGCTTAACAATCTATCCAATTCTATCTCTTCCTGTTGAACAGAACGACGAATCAATTCCGCTGTTTTTAACGATGCAAACTCAGTGAATCCTCCGGCAATTTCGATCATACCGCTGAGTTTTGTTCTGTCTTTCGTAATAGGATAAGTTCCAGGATAACGGACTTCGCCGGTAATGGTAACAAAATAATCTTCCCGAAGTTCTACTTTCGGTTTCACAACAACTCTGTCTCCGGGTTGAAGTAAAAAATCTTTCTGCTTAATCATTATTTCATTGGAAGTAAACACTCGCGTTTCCAACGTTTTCCCTTCAAAATCCAAACGAGAAAACTCAATACTATCAAGCAACGCGCGCGGTGTAAAACCGTGTGCAATTTCAATCAAATCGTGAATGCTATCACCTTCGACATATTCATATCGTCCCGGTGTATTTACTTCGCCGTAAATGGCAACAACGTTTTTTGTTTTATCTTTTCTTGGAACAACGATGACATCTCCTTCGCGTAAATATGGATTCGATGTATTGTTTTTTATTGCATAAAACTTTGGTAAATCTACTCGTGTTTGCGTTCCATCTTTTCGTTTCAAAACAATATTGCGTGTTGATTGCTCTTTATCTATTCGTCTCAATTCTGCTTCTTGCTTTATGTCTGCTATGCTATTTGCTTCCTGAATTACTTTATCAACTCGGTTAATCGAATATGCTTGATAGGTTCCGGGATTCAATACCCAACCGCTAATCGTTACAACAATCGGGCGCGGCGTTACAAGTGTAACGGTGATTTCTCCTATAATATATTTTCTTCGAATCTCCGAAGTAACATTTTTCTTTGCTTCTTCAAGCGTTAAATCAGAAACTTTTACTTCGCCAACAGTTGGAATGATAAGCGTTCCTTCCGGTGTAACTGTTAAATTGAAACTCATCGGCGGACTAATCCAAACATTTACACTTATTACATCGGATGGTCCTACAATATAAGTTTTTGTATCAATGACATCTTCCATTGGTAAACCAACTTGCGTTTGTTGCGGAAAAGAAAATTCTTTTTTCTCAAGAAACGAATGTTTCTTTTCATCGGTAAATTGGGAAAAGAGAACTGAAGTTGAGAAAAGAAAAAGTATGAGAATATTTTTTACACTCATCTGTTTGCGTATTGTTGTATGTAATAGTTTTTGTATTCGCCAGAAAGGATTCGCTTCCACCAACGTTCGTGAGACAAGTACCACTCAATTGTTCCTTGCAATCCTGTTTCAAAAGTATGTTGCGGAGACCAACCAAGTTCTTTTTTTATTTTCGTTGCATCAATTGCGTAACGTAAATCATGCCCCGGTCTATCTTTTACAAACGTAATGAGCGATTCGGGTTTTTCTAAATTTTTCAAAATGAGTTTAACGATATCAATATTTTTCCATTCGTTATTACCGCCAATGTTATACACTTCTCCGACAACACCATCGTGCAACACAACATCGAGCGCCGAGCAATGGTCGTTCACGTGCAACCAATCGCGTACGTTTGTTCCTTTTCCATAGACAGGAAGTGGTTTATCATTCAACGCATTGATTATCATCAGTGGAATAAGTTTTTCCGGAAATTGATATGCACCATAATTATTAGAACATCGCGTTACAACGACAGGAATATTAAATGTGTGTTGATATGCTAATGCAAACATATCAGAACTTGTTTTACTTGCTGAATATGGCGAGTTGGGATGCAGTGAAGTGTTTTCTGTGAACTTTCCGCTTTCTCCTAATGAACCATAAACTTCGTCAGTAGAAACTTGTAAAAATTTTTCGACAGAATATTTTTTTGCTATGTCGAGTAATACTTGCGTTCCTAAAACATTGGTGCGAACAAATTCCGATGCGCTCAAAATACTTCTATCTACGTGAGACTCTGCAGCAAAATTTACAATTGCATCAATGGAATATTTTACCATCAATCCTTCTACAAAAGGGGCATCGCAAATATCACCTTTTTCAAAATGATATCGCGGATTGTCTTCTACATCTTCAAGATTTTCTAAATTTCCGGCATAGGTCAATTTATCCAGATTCACAATAGTGTATGCAGGATATTTTTGCAACATCCATTTTACAAAATTGGAGCCGATAAACCCCGCACCGCCGGTAATAAGTATATTCGTCATTTGTTATTTGTTAATCGTATTCGGAATTTTATTTCTATGAACTAATAACAGATAACTATGAACTTCTTCAATCAAGTTTATAAATTGTATTCGCGTCATCTTCGTGGCGAATTTCATCCACTGTTTCTTTCTTTCCGTTTCCCGCAAAAAGTTTATTGGGATAGTTTGTAACCATTCCAAGTTTTCCGCCTACATTTTTATAAGCGTGAACAACTCCAGGAGGAATCAATACAGATTTCGGTGAATCTTCTCCAGCGTACACCACCATTTTGTTATTATATGTCGGGGAGTTTTTTCTGTTATCCCACAAATACACTTTGAAATTCGAGGGACCGATAAACCCGAACAAATCCGATTGTTCAACGTGTTCGTGAGGTCCGCGAGCAATATCGGGATGAGTCACGGATATGTAACTCATAACGGGGAAAAATTGTTCCGCGTTGGGAATACTTTCTTTCATTTCGTCAATGCGAAATGTTTCAGCAAGCCAACCACGCTCATCAATAAATTTGCGAATGTCACGAATAACGACACCTTCGATCGTGCCTTTCTTAAACATAGGGTATAAAAATCTTTAAATAAAATGCCAAATGTATTTCTTGAGGTAAAAATTCTGTTCCTGGACTAAAGAGAATAGTATCAATAACTTGATAGAGAGATATGGTTTTGTGTAAAGAGATATTAAATTTTGGCGGCAAAAATTACAAAAGTTTGAAGGATTAGCAAAGAGAGAAATTTCTTTCTTCCTTATTCCTTATTCACTATTCATTTTCTCTTTTTTTACTTCTCGTTCTTTCAATAGTTTTCTTAACATCCGAACTGCAACTAAATGGTCTGCGTAATTAGTCGTGAACGTATGTCCTCCGCTTCCATTCGCAACAAAAAAAAATTTGTTGTGCTTGCTCGGAAACAGCACAGCGAGAATTGATTTCTTTCCTGGATTATTAACCGGTCCCGGTGGCAATCCATAATGGCGATACGTGTTAAACGGCGATTCGATTTTGTAATCGTGGTACGTTAATCGGCGCGATTTCCTTTCCAAGATATATTGTATCGTCGGGTCTGCTTGCAATGGCATATTTTTTTTTAAACGATTGAGATACACTCCCGCAATTACTGCGCGTTCCGAATCAATATGCGTTTCACCTTCAACAATGGATGCCAGTGTCAAAACTTCGTGCATTGTTAAACCAAATTTTTTTGCGTGTGATTTTTTTTCTTCTGAAAATACTGAATGAAATTTTTTCAGTTGTTTCGCAATGATTTCTTCTTCATTCATTTGCCACATTAGTTCGTACGTAGAAGGAAATAAATATCCTTCAAGGGAATGTGCTTCTATATGGAATTTCGAAAGAAATGTTCGTGAAAAAGCAAGTGACGCAAAACGCGCAGAATCTATTCCCACCGTGTTGCTCAATATGCGCGCCTGTGTTGTTATTCGCGTTCCTTCGGGAATAGTAACAATCACCGGAATTATTGCTCCTCCACTTCGCAACAATGCCAGCAATTCGCGATTTGAGAGTCCGCTCGGAATACTATATTTCCCAACAATTACACGATTTTCTCCCGGGAAAAAACGCATCATAATATCAAAATAAAATCTGCTGCGAAATACATGCTTCACTTCCAACAAGGAAAGCACGTCATCGAAATTCATTCCTTTATTGATAAAAACGATTTTACTTTGTCCTTCGGGAAAATTATTGGAAACAATGATGGCTTCGTACATAATATACACGCCGCCAAGCACAAGCAGCACCATACAAATAAGTAAGGTTGAAAAAAATTTCTTCATTGCTTCTCTTGTGAAATGCGTAAATTCGGAACAGGAACCAAATCAAACTCCGAATGAATGCCGCGTTGCAATTTCATTTCTCCCACTTTTGCAATCATTGCGCCGTTATCTGTGCAGAATTGCAGTTCAGGAATGTGAAATTGTAACGAATTGCTTTTACAAAGCGATTTAAGTCTTGAACGAAGTTCTGAATTTGCGCTTACTCCTCCTGCGATTGCAATAGAACACACATTAAACTTTCTTGCCGCAGTAAGAAGTTTCATTGTCAAAACATCAATTACTGCTATTTGAAAACTTGCACAAATATCCGCCCGTTCCTTTTCACTCAACGATTCGAGTGTTCCGTTTGTAAGAAAATGATTATCGCGTAAGTAATACAACACTGCAGTTTTCAATCCGCTGAAACTAAAATCGAACGAATCTTCATTCATCATTGCGCGGGGAAATTGTATGGCATTGGGATTTCCTTCTTTTGCCGCATTCTCGATTGCATGTCCTCCAGGATATCCGAGATTCAGCATTTTCGCAACTTTATCAAATGCTTCCCCTGCGGCGTCATCAAGTGTTTCTCCAAGAATATGATGTTGCAATGGTTTTTCTACAAGAACAAGTATCGTATGTCCTCCCGAAACGATGAGACAAAGAAATGGATATGCAGGATTTCGAACGGATAATAAATTCGAGTAAATATGCGCTTCGAGATGATTCACTCCAATAAAGGGTATGCGCAATCCGTATGAAAGTGATTTGGCGAAATTCACACCCACAAGCAATGCTCCCATTAATCCGGGACCAAACGTTACAGCGATTCCTTCAAGTTCGTATTTTGAAATGTTCGCTTTGGACAATGCGCTTTCCACAACGGGAACAATAAGTTGAATATGCGCGCGTGAGGCAAGTTCGGGAACAACACCGCCATATTTTGAGTGAACAAATTGTGATGAAATGACATTCGATTTCATTCTTCCGTTGATAAGAACTGCGGCGGAAGTTTCATCGCACGAGGTTTCGATTCCAAGAATTGTCATAATTTTTTCACAGAAAATAAAGAAAAAAGGATAATTATTTTCAAGTCCAATGGCGAATGTTAAAAAGAAAAAATTAAAAAACCCTCAATTTCTGATTGGGAAACTGAGGGTTTTGCATTTAATTCTCAATACTCAATTACACATTACTTCATCAGCAACATTTTCTTCGTTTCCGAAAACTTTCCCGCTTGCAACCTATAAAAATACATCCCGCTCGAAAGTTTGCTCGCATCAAATTCTATTTCGTGTTCGCCTTCTTGGAGTTCTTCGTTGTTGAGTAACGTTGTTACTTCTCTTCCAAGAATGTCGAAAACTTTCAATGTTGTTTGTAGGGACAATTCATGAATTGCCCCTACGGGAATTTCAAATCGTATTGTTGTCGTCGGATTAAACGGATTGGGATAGTTTTGTGAAATAGAAAACAACGGTGGAGTGTTTTCATTTTCATTGACAAATACAGAGCCGCCTTCAACAACTTCGTATGTCTGATTAGCGGAAAGCGATGAGAGAATATCAACCGTTCCCGATTGCCATTGCACAATTATACTATCTGCGGAAGTAAAGTTATTCAAACCAAAATGTGCCGTAGGCATATTTTGCGAACGATATCCGCTGCCGGAATTGATTTCGCGAAGCATACGGAGCGTTCCTATTTTTACCGATATCTGCGCCCCGATTCCCGATTTATTACTTTGCGTTCCGACAAGTTTTATTTTCAACCAATGGTTTGAAGAATTACCGTTGTTTTTGAACAAATGATTGCCATAACTTGAACTCCCTGTTGAATACAAATCCATACAGCCATCGTTATTGAAATCGCCCCAAGCAGCGCACAACTGCTGAATACTTCCGATGCCAACTTCCGCAGTTGCTTTGGTGAACGTTCCGTTGCCGTTATTTTTGTAGAGAACAGATGTTGCGTTTTGTCCTGCGCACGTTACAAATATATCTTCGAAACCATTATTATCATAGTCCGCAGTTGTAACTCCCCACGAAATGACATTATCGGTAATACCTGCTTGCGCCGCAATCTCGGTGAACGAATTATCTCCGTTATTTTTGAACAATTGAATCGGTGTTGGCGTTGTTCCACCTGCGTAGGGAGCAAAACAGAAATCCCAAAATCCATCATTATTGAAATCGAACCATTGCGCGCCGCGTCCTCCGCCGTTGAAACCAAGCGACGAAGCAATTTCAGAAAATGTTCCGTTTCCATTATTTTTATGAAAGAAACTTGGACCGGTGGATTGCAAATTACTGATGAACAAATCGGAAAAACCATCGCGGTTAAAATCTCCCCAATGCGTTGCTTGTTCAAGAATGCCGCTCACCTGATGATTAACCCCCGCTTGTTCGGCAACATTGGTGAACGTATAATCACCGTTATTCTTGTATAACACATCGGGCGAACTTGCAGAATTGGAAACGGAAATATAAAAATCCACAAAGCCATCGTTATTAAAATCAGCCCACGTTGGCATTTGTGCAGCGCCAACATTGACACCTGCATTTGTTTCAATGCTGGTAAATGTGGTGTCGCCGGATTCAAGATTGTTTCGCCATAACCGCACAGGTGCTGAAACGGCAGTGGTTATAAGATCGAAATCGCCGTCGTTATCCATATCGGCAAACGAAGATGCAATTGTATTCGCTATATCGTTCATTCCCACTAGTGAAGCAATATCGGTGAACGTTCCGTCTCCGTTGTTTTTGAAGAATTTATTGGCTGAATTTCCTCCTGTTGGAACATATAAATCCAGTAAACCGTCGTTGTTGAAATCTACCCACGAACATCCGCGAGCGGAGCCGTCTGCTAAACCGATTCCTGCGGAAGAGGCAACATCGGTGAACGTGGTTTGCGATGCAACGAGATGCGAAAGAAAAAACGAGAGAAGAAAAAAGAAAATGAAACGATGAAAAAACATTGGAACTCCGGGAACAAATGTTGTATCTTTTTATAAACCTTCAGGTTCGGAAATCTTGAAGGATTGAGTATTGCGTAATACGTTCAGTACACTTTGAAAATCGTTCGGCACATCGGATTCAAATCGAAGAAACTCGTTGGTTTTTGGATGAAGAAAACCGAGTGTTTTTGCGTGCAACGCTTGACGATGAATGCTCTGAAACAATCCTTCAACAAATTCTTTCTGTTCATTGCCGTGTTCTCCGTACGAGGATTTTCTTCCTCCATATTCACTATCACCAAAGACCGGATGAGCGATATGCTGTAAATGCGCGCGTATCTGATGAGTTCTTCCTGTTCGTAGCCGCAAACGAAGTAGAGTAAGGAACGAAAATTCTTCCAGAACAATATATTCCGTTATCGCATTTTTTCCGTCGTCGCGAACGGTAATGCGTTTTCGATTTTGGTTGCTTCGTCCCAATGGCGCATCTATGATACCGCTTTTTTCATTCGAAGATTTTCGTTTCGCAACAGGGAAAATACCCCAAACAATTGCCCAATATTCTCGTTCGATGGTATGCAAAGAAAATTGTTTTGCTAATCGGGAATGGGTAACATCATCTTTAGCGCAAACTAATAATCCCGAAGTATTTTTATCGAGGCGATGAACAATTCCCGGTCGCGTTTCATCATTTATCGTAGATAGTTGAGCATAGTGAAAGAGCAACGCATTGACAAGTGTTCCTGAATAATTTCCGAATGCAGGGTGTGTTACCATTCCTGCGGGCTTATTGACTACCAGTAGATATTCGTCTTCGTGCACAATGTCGAGAGGAATATTTTCCGGAACAACTTTTGGCAAAGGATTTTTCGGAAGCGTTATTTCAATAATTTCTCCGGGAGCGACTTTATGACTTTGTTTTGTCGGTTCTCCGTTGACAAGAACTAATCCGTGTTGAATAGCGGCTTGTACTTTTGTACGCGTTGCGTTTTCAATGCAATGCGTTAAATATACGTCTATGCGTTCCTGCGTTTTCCCTTGCGGTACATTAATGGTCAATGTTACAGACATCGTTACGAACGAGGAATGTGCTCCGTAGATTGTTTAGACGCCGGTGATATGAGAGGAATAGTTGAAGTAGTATTCTCTTCTTTCAATGTATCTGAAGAATGGTGATGTTGCGAAGTAAAGTAATGCGCAAACAATAAAATTACGATGCCAACCGTAACGGAAGCATCAGCAATGTTGAACACTGGCCATCGCGTCAATGAATAATGGAAAAGGTGAATGTCAAAAAAATCTACGTCAATAAAATCCACAACTTTTCCATAAAACAAATCGCCTTCGTTATAGAACACGCCGTAAAAAATTCTGTCAATAAGATTCCCGATTGCACCTCCTAAAATCAATGCAATAGGAAACTTCACGATGAAGCGTTCTCCGATAATTTTGTAAAGATAGACAGCAATAACAATACTCGCAACAACAGAAAAGAGAGAGAAGAAGAGTTTTCCCCCAATATCAATACCAAATGCCATCCCTGCATTTTCAATATACGTGAATCGAAGTAAATCGCCGAGCAACGGAATGCTCGTGTACAAAGGAAATCCAATCCATTCGATACCAAAGAATGGAAGAGAACAACCTTTAACAAAGACTTTAGTTGCCTGGTCAAGAATAACGATGATGGAACTAATGTAAAATATTCTCATGCTTCCTTGCTTATGAGAGGAGTTCCACTAGAATGATTTTTACAATCGGTGCACATTTGCGCATGAGGAACTGCTTCTAACCGTTTCTTTTCAATGAGGTTTCCGCACACCTTACACCATCCGTAATTCCCGCGTTCGATACGATTCAGCGCTTCATTCAAATTATTCAAAAATTTTGCTTCGCGCGAAACCATTAAAAACGCCTTTTCACGTTCCATCGAATCTGTTCCGTGTTCCATATGCAGCGAATAGAGCGAACTGCCTTGCATATACTCTCCCGTTGTAGGGTCAATAACCGTATCGCGTTCGCGTTCGATGTCTTCCAATACTTCTTGTTTTTTTTCAAGTATCACTTCCTTAAAAAACTTCAAATCTTTTTTCGAATAACTGCCTTTTCTCATTGGTGCAACAATGATGCTATCTTCCAGTCGCTTTCTCCTTGACTGTTTTCTTCGAACAGGAACTTTAATAATAGTAACGGTTTGCTCCGTTTTCTTTTCAACTTTTGGTGTTGTTCTTTTTTTCTTCTGAACCGTTGTTTTTTTCTTTGTTGTCGTTCGGGTTGTTCTGAATTGAGTTTTATTTCTAGTAGTTTTGGATGAACGGTTTTTTTTCTTCATCGGTTTTATTGTCATTTTTTTGGGTAAGTTAAAGTGTAATTCGGTGAATAACTATTTCGCACATTTCTCCGTTCACATCAAACGATTGAGAAACATCTCCATTATTGATTGTAGAGAATAATGAAAATGCAAGCGTCTCATTCTGAACATACTCTTTCATTGTTGAAATCGCGTTGTGCAATCGTTCTGTGGTTTTGTAAAAAATTTTTATTCTATCTGTAATTTCAAAGTTGGAATCTTTGCGCAAGTTTTGAATGCGGTTGACAAACTCACGCGCTAATCCCTCGTTGACAAGTTCTTCGGAGAGTTCTGTATCGAGCGCAACGGTGATTTCGTTATCCGATGCAACGAGCCAACCTTGTATATCTTCGCTCAAAATTTCTACATCACTTTTTTCGATGAGAACATTTTGCGATTCAACTTCGAGAGAAATTTTTCCTTCTACATCAAGGTGAAGTATTTGTTGCGAAGAAAGTTGCTGAACTGCCAGCGCAACTTTCGGCGTTAGTTTTCCGTGTTTTGCGCCAAGAGCCTTGAAATTCGGTTTTACTTTTCTGCGAATGATTGCATTATCCATTGCAACGTACTCAATCGCTTTCACGTTAATTTCTTCGATGATAACATTTTCCATTCGTTGAATCATTTCTTTATCGCGTTGATTTGCAATCGGGATGAGAATACGTTTCAACGGTTGACGAACTTTCAAATTAGATTTTGTTCTCATTGAGCGAACGAGAATGACAATGCGCTCTGCTTTGTCCATTCGCTGTTCAAGTTCTTTGTCAATCGCGTTTTCATTCACTTTCGGAAGCAACGCAAGATGAATGGATTCAACGCTTTCTTTTTTTGTTACGGAATTTAAATTGCGAAATAATTCTTCTGCAATAAATGGAGCAAACGGCGCGATGAGTTTTGAAATTGTAATCAAACATTCGTAGAGAGTTTGATACGCGGCAAGTTTATCGCTTCCCGATTCGCTCTTCCAAAAACGTCTTCTGTTTCTTCTCACATACCAATTAGAAAGTTGGTCAATCGTAAAATCGGAAACAGCGCGCGCGGCTTTCATTATCTCGTATGCATCCATCATTTCATCATACGATTTTACTAATGTATTAAGCGAAGAAATTATCCATCTGTCAATTTCCGGTCGCTCATTTAATGGAACTTCTCTCCACTGCGAGTCTTCGACTTTTTCTTTGAACGTAAATCCGTCAACATTCGCATACAACGAAAAGAATGAATACGTGTTGAGCAACGTTCCGAAAAACTTTCTTTGAACCTCCGCTAACCCCGCTTCATCAAACAATGTTGGTTTCCACGGCGGCGATGTTGTAACCAAATACCAGCGTGTTGTATCAGCGCCGTATTTTTCCAAAATCATAAACGGGTCAACGGTATTTCCTTTCGACTTCGACATTTTTTGTCCGTCTTTATCGAGAATCAATTCGTTCACAACAACATTTTTATACGCCGGCTTATCAAACAAAAAT is a window from the Ignavibacteria bacterium genome containing:
- a CDS encoding TraR/DksA family transcriptional regulator, whose product is MRKGSYSKKDLKFFKEVILEKKQEVLEDIERERDTVIDPTTGEYMQGSSLYSLHMEHGTDSMEREKAFLMVSREAKFLNNLNEALNRIERGNYGWCKVCGNLIEKKRLEAVPHAQMCTDCKNHSSGTPLISKEA